The Novosphingobium sp. THN1 genome includes a window with the following:
- a CDS encoding TonB-dependent receptor: MLTSVSRTSLFRMALLASGALAASSLAQAQEAVAAPEAQVGADDAAPDDAIVVTGFRQSLQAAINVKKNAVGAVDAIVAEDIAKFPDQNLAESLQRIPGISISRDAGEGRAITVRGLSSQFTRVRVNGLETVATSTDGASANRDRAFDFNVFASELFSSIVVHKTAEASLDEGSLGAVVDLNTGNPLAGKAGFTGVASVVGTYNDLSDYVGPRLAGLLSWRNDAGTFGVSLSAAYQKTKVLELGNNTVRWSQARFDSVNGTNCFTTPNSGGTYVSSAACNKAALAFHPRIPRYGEVKHDRERLGLTGSVQFAPSDATKFSIDGLFSRFNADREEQWGEVLLRSNERSINVVNPVYDANNNMISATLNDAWVRTEHYLRKSKTEFYQVGGTWDQDLSDTLRFTVLGGFSKSDADIPVETTMIFDDRDAQGYSFDYTDMKRPKLTFGTSVTDPANFQLAEIRDRPSTVVNKFKTVQFRTEWDVAEGFTVKAGAMWRRFNFDTESYTRDTAVCGNGGLDRVLGTITCSASSVFGPTAVYGIPVTAQLAQMFNLGNAGQPAGNTNAWLVPNLETTTALTKLYDRALVADAGNIRGVQETTKGGYLQFDGKGELLGLRYALNAGIRYVKTEQSSYGLVSGTQATVERSYDNWLPSANIAFYPTEDLIVRGAVAEVITRPTLGSLTPGGSADGFNFRVNSGNPFLKPFQATNYDLSIEWYFAPQALISVAGFIKEVASFTQSAAITEATFAQTGLPVSVLNPSSPAALNPALLNQPIWTLTTTVNGTGAKLKGIELAAQIPFKIFTEGFLGNFGIIANATFIDSDATYTLQGPATAPGGALVNVDRTAALANVSKQAFNGTLYYDDGRFSARVMGTYRGRYHEGASGTGNVLEGYGSMFNLDASMRFKLTDWVELSVEGNNLLDTYRYRYTDIDANRNYENNHYGRNILVGARFKY; this comes from the coding sequence ATGCTTACTTCAGTTTCGCGCACATCGCTGTTCAGGATGGCACTGCTGGCAAGCGGTGCGCTCGCGGCAAGCAGCCTCGCACAGGCGCAGGAAGCGGTCGCGGCGCCTGAAGCGCAAGTGGGCGCAGACGATGCAGCACCCGATGATGCGATCGTCGTCACCGGCTTCCGCCAGTCGCTCCAGGCAGCGATAAACGTCAAGAAGAACGCCGTCGGCGCCGTCGATGCAATCGTCGCCGAAGACATCGCCAAGTTCCCCGATCAGAACCTTGCTGAATCGCTCCAGCGCATCCCCGGCATCTCGATTTCGCGCGATGCCGGTGAAGGCCGCGCAATCACGGTGCGCGGTCTGTCCAGCCAGTTCACCCGCGTCCGCGTCAACGGCCTCGAGACCGTGGCAACCTCGACCGACGGCGCTTCGGCGAACCGCGACCGCGCGTTCGACTTCAACGTCTTCGCCTCCGAGCTGTTCAGCTCGATCGTCGTCCACAAGACTGCCGAGGCCAGCCTCGATGAAGGTTCGCTGGGCGCAGTGGTCGATCTCAACACCGGCAACCCGCTGGCTGGCAAGGCCGGCTTCACCGGCGTCGCCTCGGTTGTCGGCACATACAACGACCTGTCGGACTACGTTGGCCCACGTCTCGCCGGTCTGCTCAGCTGGCGCAACGATGCCGGCACCTTCGGCGTCTCGCTTTCTGCCGCGTACCAGAAGACCAAGGTCCTTGAGCTCGGCAACAACACCGTGCGCTGGTCCCAGGCCCGCTTTGACTCTGTCAATGGTACCAACTGCTTCACGACGCCGAACAGCGGCGGCACCTACGTCAGCAGCGCCGCGTGTAACAAGGCTGCCCTTGCCTTCCACCCACGCATCCCGCGCTACGGCGAAGTCAAGCACGACCGCGAGCGCCTCGGCCTGACCGGCTCGGTCCAGTTCGCCCCGAGCGATGCCACCAAGTTCTCGATCGATGGGCTATTCTCCCGCTTCAACGCCGATCGCGAAGAGCAGTGGGGCGAAGTCCTGCTGCGCAGCAACGAGCGTTCGATCAACGTCGTGAACCCGGTTTACGATGCCAACAACAACATGATCTCCGCAACGCTCAACGATGCTTGGGTCCGCACCGAACATTACCTGCGCAAGAGCAAGACCGAGTTCTATCAGGTTGGCGGCACGTGGGACCAGGACCTGTCGGATACCTTGCGCTTCACGGTGCTCGGCGGCTTCTCGAAATCGGATGCCGACATCCCGGTCGAAACCACGATGATCTTCGATGATCGCGACGCGCAAGGCTACAGCTTCGACTACACGGACATGAAGCGCCCGAAGCTGACCTTCGGCACCAGCGTGACCGATCCGGCCAACTTCCAGCTTGCCGAAATCCGTGACCGCCCATCGACTGTGGTGAACAAGTTCAAGACTGTGCAATTCCGCACGGAATGGGACGTTGCCGAAGGCTTCACCGTCAAGGCGGGGGCAATGTGGCGCCGCTTCAATTTCGATACCGAATCCTACACCCGCGACACCGCCGTGTGTGGCAATGGCGGACTTGACCGGGTACTCGGCACGATCACCTGCTCGGCCTCGTCGGTCTTCGGCCCCACCGCGGTGTACGGCATCCCGGTGACCGCGCAGTTGGCGCAGATGTTCAACCTCGGCAACGCCGGGCAGCCGGCAGGCAACACCAACGCCTGGCTGGTGCCGAATCTCGAAACCACCACGGCGCTGACCAAGCTCTATGACCGCGCGCTGGTTGCCGATGCGGGCAACATTCGCGGGGTTCAGGAAACCACCAAGGGCGGTTACCTGCAGTTTGACGGCAAGGGCGAATTGCTGGGCCTGCGCTATGCGCTCAACGCCGGCATCCGCTATGTGAAGACCGAACAGTCCTCCTACGGCCTCGTCAGCGGCACGCAGGCTACGGTCGAGCGGTCGTACGACAACTGGCTGCCCTCGGCGAACATCGCGTTCTACCCGACCGAAGACCTGATCGTTCGCGGTGCAGTTGCCGAAGTGATCACGCGCCCAACACTCGGCTCGCTGACGCCGGGTGGTTCGGCAGACGGGTTCAACTTCCGCGTCAACAGCGGCAACCCGTTCCTGAAGCCGTTCCAGGCCACCAACTACGACCTGTCGATCGAATGGTATTTCGCCCCGCAGGCGCTGATCTCGGTGGCGGGCTTCATCAAGGAAGTGGCGAGCTTCACGCAGAGCGCAGCAATCACCGAGGCGACCTTCGCACAGACGGGTCTGCCGGTTTCGGTGCTGAATCCCTCATCGCCGGCCGCGCTGAACCCTGCCCTGTTGAACCAGCCAATCTGGACGCTGACCACCACTGTCAATGGCACCGGTGCAAAGCTGAAGGGTATCGAACTGGCCGCACAGATCCCGTTCAAGATCTTCACCGAAGGCTTCCTCGGCAACTTCGGCATCATCGCCAACGCGACCTTCATCGACAGCGATGCAACCTACACGCTGCAGGGTCCGGCGACCGCGCCGGGCGGCGCACTGGTCAACGTCGACAGGACTGCGGCTCTGGCCAACGTCTCCAAGCAGGCGTTCAACGGCACGCTGTACTATGACGACGGCCGCTTCTCGGCACGCGTCATGGGCACGTATCGCGGTCGTTATCACGAGGGGGCGAGCGGCACCGGCAACGTGCTCGAAGGCTACGGGTCGATGTTCAATCTCGACGCATCGATGCGGTTCAAGCTGACCGACTGGGTCGAACTCTCGGTCGAGGGCAACAACCTGCTCGATACCTACCGCTATCGCTACACCGACATCGACGCGAACCGGAACTACGAGAACAATCACTACGGGCGCAACATCCTGGTGGGTGCCCGCTTCAAGTACTGA
- a CDS encoding cupin domain-containing protein: MLAAAPPMAVVDEADTMRREPPPHGNIGMSTAWRISDAVPQPRRMEFRRRTLDVGAAIGEHPIAHDEVYYVLEGEGEVVSDGQRAVLRKGMTAYLYEGAVVGITQRGDAPLALIISYPVERKAP; encoded by the coding sequence ATGCTTGCCGCCGCGCCACCCATGGCGGTTGTCGATGAGGCGGACACCATGCGGCGGGAACCCCCACCGCATGGCAACATCGGCATGAGCACTGCTTGGCGGATCAGCGACGCGGTGCCTCAGCCGCGCCGCATGGAATTCCGCCGCCGCACGCTGGATGTCGGGGCAGCAATCGGCGAACATCCCATCGCGCACGACGAGGTCTATTACGTTCTCGAAGGTGAGGGCGAAGTCGTGTCCGACGGGCAGCGTGCCGTGCTCAGGAAGGGCATGACCGCCTACCTCTACGAGGGAGCGGTCGTCGGCATCACGCAGCGCGGGGACGCGCCTCTCGCGCTGATCATCAGCTACCCGGTTGAACGTAAGGCGCCGTAG
- a CDS encoding carboxylesterase/lipase family protein, with protein MSGGELTRRALLGASAALVASPVLGKARDPQAGRFTGLREDGVLAFKGIRYGRAERFARAVPEPWQGPRTRAQSFAPIAPQRGNPDMAQGEDCLFLNVWTPDANPRARRAVMVYFHGGAYSNGTVTDPLTHGGTLAAQGDVVVVTVNHRLNALGYAWLKPFGPRFADSGNLGQLDLILALQWVRDHIVAFGGDPARVMVFGQSGGGAKIATLMAMPAADGLFHAAATMSGQQVVASGPGNAWKRTLALLAALKLRPDDVETLRTMPVQQLVEGLATTDPIMGGSLYMGPVLDMTNLPRHPFWPDAAPQSLSIPMILGNAREETRAFIDPRGPKLQGLTWDNLAARIAPEIKIDLDVDWVVGQYRTHYPQWTPEQVFYSATTAGRSWPGQVIEADERAKAGAKATWVYQLDRPSPRDPLRGAAHTDDIPYVFGTLDAPGSMSGTDAGARTTSNLLMQAFTGLARTGQPGLAAWMPYTLPARETLVVSDGRAETVNDPRRWERELWATAPYVQPGS; from the coding sequence ATGTCAGGCGGTGAACTGACCCGGCGCGCGCTTCTGGGCGCAAGTGCGGCACTGGTTGCATCGCCGGTTCTGGGCAAAGCCCGCGACCCGCAGGCAGGGCGCTTTACCGGACTGCGCGAGGATGGCGTGCTCGCCTTCAAGGGCATTCGCTATGGCCGCGCAGAGCGGTTCGCACGCGCCGTGCCGGAGCCTTGGCAGGGGCCGCGGACAAGGGCCCAGAGCTTCGCTCCGATTGCTCCGCAACGCGGCAATCCCGACATGGCGCAGGGCGAGGACTGCCTGTTCCTCAATGTCTGGACGCCGGACGCCAATCCGCGAGCGCGGCGTGCGGTCATGGTCTACTTCCACGGCGGTGCCTACTCGAACGGCACGGTCACCGATCCGCTGACGCACGGTGGGACGCTGGCAGCGCAAGGCGACGTCGTCGTGGTCACCGTCAACCACCGGCTCAATGCTTTGGGCTATGCCTGGCTCAAGCCATTCGGACCGCGGTTTGCCGATAGCGGCAATCTGGGACAGCTGGACCTGATCCTCGCGCTGCAATGGGTACGCGATCACATAGTGGCGTTCGGTGGAGATCCGGCGCGGGTCATGGTCTTCGGGCAGTCAGGTGGCGGCGCCAAGATTGCAACGCTGATGGCAATGCCGGCGGCTGACGGCCTGTTCCACGCGGCGGCTACGATGAGCGGCCAGCAAGTTGTGGCGAGCGGACCGGGCAACGCATGGAAGCGGACGCTTGCCCTGCTCGCAGCGCTGAAGCTGCGCCCCGATGACGTGGAAACGCTGCGGACGATGCCTGTGCAACAACTCGTCGAAGGCCTCGCCACAACCGATCCGATCATGGGTGGCAGCCTTTACATGGGGCCGGTTCTGGACATGACCAACCTGCCCCGCCATCCGTTCTGGCCGGATGCGGCGCCGCAGTCGCTGAGCATACCGATGATCCTCGGCAATGCGCGCGAGGAAACGCGGGCCTTCATCGATCCACGCGGGCCGAAGCTGCAGGGGCTGACCTGGGACAACCTTGCCGCCCGGATCGCACCTGAGATCAAGATTGACCTCGATGTCGATTGGGTCGTCGGGCAGTACCGCACACATTATCCGCAATGGACGCCCGAGCAGGTGTTCTATTCCGCGACCACGGCCGGCCGCTCCTGGCCCGGGCAGGTGATCGAGGCGGACGAGAGGGCGAAAGCTGGTGCCAAAGCCACCTGGGTCTATCAGCTGGACCGCCCGTCTCCGCGCGATCCCTTGCGCGGTGCCGCCCACACCGATGACATCCCTTACGTCTTCGGCACGCTCGATGCGCCCGGCAGCATGAGCGGGACGGATGCAGGCGCACGCACGACCAGCAACCTGCTGATGCAGGCATTCACCGGCCTTGCCAGGACCGGACAGCCCGGTCTGGCGGCGTGGATGCCCTACACCCTGCCTGCCCGGGAAACGCTGGTCGTTTCGGACGGCCGGGCCGAAACCGTCAATGATCCCCGCCGTTGGGAGCGCGAACTCTGGGCTACGGCGCCTTACGTTCAACCGGGTAGCTGA
- a CDS encoding polysaccharide lyase family 1 protein, producing MHQRLQKFTISAIFASLLATTAWAEPHPADPTRGGATGRIIRVTTLAKAGPGSLAEALAAKGPRTVVFEVGGTIDMGRDTLEITEPFLTVAGQTAPSPGITIIKGGIDLKTHDVILSHLRVMTGADGQAKLSGWEADAFSTVAAHNVVVEHCSFLWALDENMSASGPRFTGNTVAEWRAGTSHDIVFRENIAAEGLANASHPKGEHSKGSLIHDNATNITFYRNVWAHNVERAPLVKGGAQVTMINNVIYNPGHRAVHYNLMNLEWTGHDYVTGEITAVGNVMRGGNDTDPGLPFLMLGGDGDLKYFGKDNRAVDRHGNALPQFGRYGETRARLITAKAPLTNLSRYSALPSGEVETSVLQTVGARPWDRAPDDIRVLFFVAEGRGDIIDDEKEVGGYPHPVATFAPFVEDDWNLDTMTPKSGRYPGQKAGPQEKLSTRDAGMRQP from the coding sequence ATGCACCAGAGACTGCAAAAGTTCACGATTTCGGCCATTTTCGCCAGTCTGCTGGCAACGACCGCCTGGGCAGAACCGCACCCTGCCGATCCGACGAGGGGCGGGGCCACCGGGCGAATCATCCGCGTTACCACGCTGGCTAAGGCCGGCCCCGGATCGCTTGCCGAGGCTCTTGCCGCAAAGGGTCCGCGCACCGTCGTGTTCGAGGTCGGCGGCACGATCGACATGGGCCGCGACACGCTGGAGATCACCGAGCCGTTCCTTACGGTGGCCGGACAGACCGCACCTTCGCCGGGAATCACGATCATCAAGGGTGGCATCGATCTGAAGACCCACGACGTCATCCTCTCCCACTTGCGCGTGATGACCGGCGCCGATGGTCAGGCCAAGCTTTCAGGCTGGGAGGCCGACGCTTTCTCGACCGTGGCGGCGCACAATGTCGTTGTCGAACATTGCAGCTTCCTGTGGGCGCTTGACGAGAACATGTCCGCATCGGGCCCGCGTTTCACCGGCAATACCGTGGCTGAATGGCGCGCCGGCACGAGCCATGACATCGTCTTTCGCGAGAACATCGCAGCGGAAGGGCTTGCCAACGCCAGCCATCCCAAGGGCGAGCATTCCAAGGGTTCGCTTATCCACGACAATGCAACGAACATCACGTTCTACCGCAATGTCTGGGCGCACAATGTCGAGCGCGCGCCGCTGGTAAAGGGCGGGGCGCAGGTCACCATGATCAACAACGTGATCTATAATCCCGGCCACCGCGCGGTGCACTACAACCTGATGAATCTCGAATGGACCGGGCACGATTACGTCACCGGTGAGATCACTGCAGTGGGCAACGTAATGCGCGGCGGCAACGATACCGATCCGGGCCTGCCGTTCCTGATGCTGGGTGGCGATGGCGATCTCAAGTACTTCGGCAAGGACAACCGCGCGGTCGACCGCCACGGCAATGCGCTCCCGCAGTTCGGCCGCTATGGCGAGACGCGGGCCAGGCTGATCACCGCAAAAGCGCCTTTGACCAACCTCTCTCGTTACAGCGCCCTGCCTTCGGGCGAGGTTGAGACGTCCGTTCTGCAGACGGTCGGTGCGCGCCCGTGGGATCGCGCGCCTGATGATATCCGCGTGCTGTTCTTCGTCGCCGAAGGGCGTGGCGACATTATCGACGACGAGAAGGAGGTCGGTGGCTATCCACATCCCGTGGCCACCTTCGCGCCTTTCGTCGAGGACGACTGGAACCTCGATACGATGACGCCGAAATCGGGCCGATATCCGGGCCAGAAGGCCGGGCCGCAAGAAAAGCTCTCCACCCGAGATGCCGGGATGCGCCAGCCGTGA
- the uxaC gene encoding glucuronate isomerase — protein sequence MPRTLELHPDRLLPADPSVRAIARELYASVACLPIVSPHGHTDPRWFAGNATFGNATDLLLVPDHYVFRMLYSQGVALEDLGVRNKGVDPRAAWRLFAERYWLFRGTPSRMWLDWVFAEAFGMSVQLCAETADLYFDTITEKLGSDAFRPRALFDRYNIEVIATTESPLDTLEHHAAIRAENAREGGWQGRVITAYRPDPVIDPEFEGFQANLDLFSGLTGEDCRSWTGYLAAHRQRRAFFAAMGATSTDHGHPTAATANLSASEAAALFDKVVAGKATPADAELFRAQMLTEMAAMSLDDGLVMQIHPGSFRNHNAAVFERFGRDKGADIPTRTDFVHALKPLLDRFGNSQDLSIILFTLDESAYARELAPLAGHYPCLKLGPAWWFHDSPEGMKRFRQMTTETAGFYNTVGFNDDTRAFLSIPARHDVARRIDCGFLAQLVAEHRIEDWEAAELAQDLSYNLAKKAYNL from the coding sequence ATGCCCCGCACGCTTGAGCTTCATCCCGACCGGTTGCTGCCGGCCGATCCCTCGGTGCGCGCCATTGCGCGTGAGTTGTACGCCAGCGTGGCGTGTCTGCCGATCGTCAGCCCGCACGGTCATACCGATCCGCGCTGGTTTGCCGGCAACGCGACGTTCGGCAATGCCACCGACCTGCTGCTGGTGCCGGACCACTACGTGTTCCGCATGCTCTATTCGCAAGGTGTGGCGCTGGAAGACCTCGGCGTGCGCAACAAGGGCGTGGACCCGCGCGCGGCGTGGCGGCTGTTTGCCGAGCGCTACTGGCTGTTCCGCGGCACGCCTTCGCGCATGTGGCTCGACTGGGTCTTTGCCGAGGCCTTCGGCATGAGCGTGCAGCTTTGCGCCGAGACGGCCGACCTCTACTTCGACACGATCACCGAAAAGCTCGGCTCCGATGCGTTCCGCCCGCGCGCGCTGTTCGATCGCTACAACATCGAGGTGATCGCCACGACCGAGAGCCCGCTCGACACGCTGGAGCATCACGCCGCGATCCGCGCCGAGAATGCGCGCGAGGGCGGGTGGCAGGGCCGGGTCATCACCGCCTATCGCCCCGACCCGGTGATCGATCCCGAGTTTGAGGGCTTCCAGGCCAACCTCGACCTGTTCTCGGGGCTGACCGGCGAGGATTGCCGCAGCTGGACCGGCTACCTTGCCGCGCACCGCCAGCGCCGCGCCTTCTTCGCTGCGATGGGCGCGACCAGCACCGACCATGGCCATCCCACGGCAGCAACCGCCAACCTGTCTGCCAGCGAGGCAGCGGCGCTGTTCGACAAGGTCGTGGCCGGCAAAGCTACCCCGGCCGATGCCGAACTGTTCCGCGCCCAGATGCTGACCGAGATGGCGGCGATGAGCCTTGACGATGGCCTCGTCATGCAGATCCACCCCGGATCGTTCCGCAACCACAACGCTGCCGTGTTCGAACGCTTCGGGCGCGACAAGGGCGCCGACATCCCGACGCGGACCGACTTCGTCCATGCGCTCAAACCGCTGCTCGACCGCTTCGGCAACAGCCAAGACCTCTCGATCATCCTGTTCACGCTGGACGAGAGCGCCTATGCCCGCGAACTGGCGCCGCTGGCCGGGCACTACCCCTGCCTCAAGCTTGGCCCGGCATGGTGGTTCCACGACAGCCCGGAAGGCATGAAGCGCTTCCGCCAGATGACCACCGAGACGGCGGGCTTCTACAACACTGTCGGCTTCAACGACGATACGCGCGCCTTCCTGTCGATCCCGGCGCGGCACGACGTTGCCCGGCGCATCGATTGCGGCTTCCTGGCGCAGCTTGTTGCCGAACACCGCATCGAGGACTGGGAAGCGGCCGAACTGGCGCAGGACCTGTCGTACAACCTCGCCAAGAAGGCCTATAACCTGTGA
- a CDS encoding alpha/beta hydrolase: MTVAGSLDRRYFMAASFLSLGLGAAARGQTTPPNVPGGPLPPGLPQPSETIDLWPGGAPGQPVKALVETVQERSIDRLVTDRAVFGISRPRMAVFRPDRPNGAAVLITPGGGYRWVVVDKEGYEMGRWLAARGFTAFVLFYRLPGEGWAAGPDVALSDAQRAMRVIRHRAGDFAIDPERVSAMGFSAGGHLCADLATRFAAKTYGPVDAADALSAKPHSAAPIYPVVSMSAPDAHPGSRERLVGKAAAPAVEAAHSPHRNMPRDAPPLFLLHAEDDDAVPVNNTLLLRAAAKAQGVRVETHLFEFGGHGFGLRKAIGKPVEVWPELWRAWARTTGLAL; encoded by the coding sequence ATGACTGTCGCAGGATCGCTCGATCGTCGATACTTCATGGCGGCTTCTTTTTTATCTCTCGGCCTCGGCGCGGCAGCGCGTGGCCAGACGACGCCGCCGAATGTTCCCGGAGGCCCTCTGCCTCCCGGCCTGCCGCAGCCGTCAGAGACGATCGATCTTTGGCCGGGCGGCGCGCCAGGCCAACCCGTCAAGGCACTGGTCGAAACCGTGCAGGAGCGTTCGATCGACCGCCTCGTTACCGATCGGGCCGTGTTCGGCATATCTCGTCCGCGCATGGCGGTCTTTCGTCCAGACCGCCCGAATGGCGCTGCGGTTCTGATCACACCGGGCGGCGGCTATCGCTGGGTGGTGGTTGACAAGGAAGGGTACGAGATGGGCCGCTGGCTCGCAGCCCGTGGCTTCACCGCCTTCGTCCTGTTCTATCGCCTGCCGGGGGAAGGCTGGGCGGCAGGCCCCGATGTCGCCCTGTCCGACGCGCAACGCGCCATGCGCGTGATCCGCCACCGTGCGGGGGATTTCGCAATCGACCCCGAACGCGTCTCGGCCATGGGCTTTTCTGCCGGCGGTCATCTCTGCGCCGATCTGGCCACGCGCTTTGCGGCGAAGACTTATGGCCCGGTCGATGCAGCGGACGCGCTGTCGGCCAAACCGCACAGCGCCGCGCCGATCTATCCCGTGGTCTCGATGTCCGCGCCCGATGCCCATCCCGGTTCACGCGAACGGCTGGTCGGCAAGGCCGCCGCCCCGGCGGTGGAAGCTGCGCATTCCCCTCACCGCAACATGCCGCGCGATGCCCCGCCGCTGTTCCTGCTTCATGCCGAGGACGATGACGCGGTGCCGGTCAACAACACCCTGCTGCTTCGCGCCGCCGCCAAGGCGCAAGGCGTGCGCGTGGAGACCCACCTGTTCGAATTCGGCGGCCATGGCTTTGGCCTGCGCAAGGCAATCGGCAAGCCGGTCGAAGTCTGGCCTGAGCTCTGGCGGGCATGGGCGCGCACTACGGGACTGGCACTATGA
- a CDS encoding sugar kinase, translating to MLLRLSPPGARLMVQAQSLEMVVGGAEANVAVALASLGHATRMVTLLPENPLGDRARAELGAGGVDTRFVARGPGRMGLYFMEPGAGLRPSSITYDRAGSAFAQADATAFDFAGALEGASLLHLSGITPALGPKGVALVRAAVAAAQSAGVPICLDGNYRAQLWESWDSDPRAVLTELVSAATLLIGNHRDISLLLGKTFSGDGAERRREAVEAAFAAFPNLQLVASTARQVLNSDHHRIAARVDARGSKHQTAEIDVTGIIDRIGTGDAFAAGVLHRYLQGGDAQAMAECGLALAALKHSVPGDFCLIRPSELAAFSAEGGDVRR from the coding sequence ATGCTGTTGCGGCTCTCGCCACCCGGCGCGCGGCTTATGGTCCAGGCGCAGAGCCTCGAGATGGTCGTCGGCGGGGCGGAAGCCAACGTGGCCGTCGCGCTGGCCTCGCTGGGGCACGCGACCCGCATGGTCACGCTGCTGCCTGAAAATCCCCTTGGTGACAGGGCGCGGGCGGAACTCGGCGCGGGTGGAGTCGATACTCGCTTCGTCGCCCGTGGGCCCGGGCGCATGGGGCTCTATTTCATGGAGCCGGGCGCTGGCCTCAGACCTTCGTCGATCACATACGATCGCGCAGGGTCGGCGTTTGCGCAGGCGGATGCAACGGCGTTCGACTTCGCTGGCGCGCTTGAAGGGGCCAGCCTTCTGCACCTGTCGGGCATAACTCCTGCGCTCGGTCCCAAGGGCGTGGCACTTGTCCGCGCGGCCGTGGCCGCAGCGCAAAGCGCGGGCGTGCCGATCTGCCTCGACGGGAATTACCGCGCCCAGCTCTGGGAAAGCTGGGACAGCGACCCGCGCGCCGTGCTGACGGAACTGGTAAGTGCAGCAACCTTGCTGATCGGCAACCACCGCGACATTTCGCTGCTGCTCGGCAAGACGTTCTCTGGCGATGGCGCCGAACGGCGGCGCGAGGCGGTGGAAGCAGCCTTTGCCGCGTTCCCCAACCTGCAGCTGGTCGCCTCGACCGCGCGACAAGTGTTGAACAGCGATCACCATCGCATCGCGGCCCGCGTCGACGCGCGCGGGTCAAAGCATCAAACTGCCGAGATCGACGTTACCGGCATCATCGACCGTATCGGGACAGGCGACGCTTTTGCTGCGGGAGTGCTGCACCGCTACCTGCAGGGGGGCGATGCTCAGGCCATGGCCGAATGCGGCCTTGCGCTTGCGGCGCTCAAACACTCTGTCCCCGGCGACTTCTGTCTGATCAGGCCGAGCGAACTCGCTGCGTTCAGTGCCGAAGGTGGCGATGTCAGGCGGTGA
- a CDS encoding mannitol dehydrogenase family protein produces MKRLSPDTLAALPAEVARPLYDRESQEVGIVHFGIGAFHRAHQAWYTDAAMNAGDRDWMITGVSLRSPGVARQMNPQGGLYTVAEQSADEAALRIVGSVRGVLVASEEPDAVIAAVAAPATRIVSLTVTEKGYCRRADATLDFDLAHSLSFYYFVTQGLLARAKAGLPGVTLLSCDNLADNGAKLESLMLQYLERHEPDLVPWFAANCTCPSTMIDRIVPATTDEDRAMVAKALGGLEDQACVVTEPFSQWVIEDRFAGARPRWEDVGAQLVSEVGPYETAKLRMLNGAHSLLAYCGLRAGHEYVHEAIADPDLRALAEQLMRQEAAPTITPAPNQDLDAYADALIARFANPSLNHRLIQIAMDGSQKVPQRWLETLKHNEQQGRTCPAIREGLAAWVHHLQGHNGPVDDPMADKLSRAVKSDNPMIALFGDGGLLTSRWRPQ; encoded by the coding sequence GTGAAGCGCCTGTCCCCGGACACGCTGGCAGCCCTGCCCGCTGAGGTTGCTCGCCCGCTCTACGATCGCGAAAGCCAAGAGGTTGGCATCGTCCACTTCGGCATCGGCGCATTCCACCGCGCGCATCAGGCTTGGTACACCGATGCGGCGATGAATGCTGGTGACCGTGACTGGATGATCACCGGTGTCTCGCTGCGCTCGCCCGGCGTGGCGCGGCAGATGAACCCGCAAGGCGGGCTCTACACCGTGGCCGAGCAATCGGCCGATGAAGCGGCCCTGCGCATCGTGGGATCGGTGCGGGGCGTGCTGGTGGCGAGCGAGGAGCCCGATGCGGTGATTGCCGCCGTGGCTGCACCTGCCACCCGCATCGTCAGCCTGACGGTGACCGAGAAGGGCTATTGCCGCCGCGCCGACGCAACTCTCGATTTCGATCTCGCGCACAGCCTGAGCTTCTATTACTTCGTCACGCAGGGCCTGCTGGCGCGGGCCAAGGCGGGGCTTCCCGGCGTGACGCTGCTTTCGTGCGACAATCTTGCCGACAACGGTGCGAAGCTCGAGAGCCTGATGCTGCAGTACCTTGAGCGGCACGAGCCCGATCTGGTGCCATGGTTCGCGGCAAACTGCACCTGCCCCTCGACGATGATCGACCGCATCGTGCCGGCCACGACGGACGAAGACCGGGCAATGGTGGCAAAGGCTCTGGGCGGCCTTGAGGACCAGGCCTGCGTCGTCACCGAACCGTTCAGCCAATGGGTGATCGAGGATCGCTTTGCCGGCGCTCGCCCGCGCTGGGAAGACGTTGGCGCGCAACTGGTATCCGAAGTCGGCCCCTACGAGACGGCCAAGCTGCGGATGCTAAACGGCGCGCACTCGCTGCTGGCCTATTGCGGGCTGCGCGCTGGCCACGAGTACGTCCACGAGGCGATTGCCGATCCGGACTTGCGCGCGCTTGCCGAGCAACTGATGCGGCAAGAAGCTGCACCTACCATCACGCCAGCGCCCAATCAGGACCTCGATGCCTATGCCGACGCACTCATCGCCCGCTTCGCCAACCCCAGCCTCAACCACCGCCTGATCCAGATCGCCATGGACGGTTCGCAGAAGGTTCCGCAGCGCTGGCTCGAAACCCTCAAGCACAACGAGCAGCAGGGCCGGACCTGCCCCGCCATCCGCGAGGGGTTGGCCGCATGGGTGCACCATCTGCAAGGCCACAACGGACCCGTTGACGACCCCATGGCCGACAAGCTCTCCCGCGCCGTCAAGAGCGACAATCCCATGATCGCGCTGTTCGGTGATGGCGGGCTGCTTACCAGCCGTTGGCGGCCGCAATAG